In a genomic window of beta proteobacterium MWH-UniP1:
- the serB gene encoding phosphoserine phosphatase SerB, with protein MSFLVLSPGLAPNSRRNRLAQSTLYAFDQAVNHAPRRMRESHAAVWQLPTQTAVEQKAMQADLDALRDAHQVDLALLHQPYRWSDFSVLAMDMDSTVITIECIDEIADYCGKKAEVAAITEAAMRGEIKDYADSLRRRVALLQGLSETVLQEVIRYRLKFTPGVKELVDAANRAGLHTLLVSGGFTQFTDFVSEKIGFAQTRSNTLEIRDGKLTGKVLGEIVDATVKQKTVAAACRRLGVTSKKAITVGDGANDLKMMTASGLSIAHRAKPAVSAQAMQAIRFGGLDNVLDWFE; from the coding sequence ATGAGTTTCCTTGTGCTCTCCCCCGGTCTTGCCCCTAATAGCCGCCGCAATCGGCTCGCCCAATCCACCCTGTACGCCTTTGATCAGGCAGTTAATCATGCCCCGCGCCGCATGCGGGAAAGCCATGCTGCTGTCTGGCAACTGCCCACACAAACCGCCGTCGAACAAAAAGCAATGCAGGCGGATCTCGACGCCCTTCGGGATGCCCACCAAGTGGATCTGGCCTTGTTACACCAGCCCTATCGCTGGTCTGATTTTTCAGTGCTGGCCATGGACATGGATTCCACGGTCATCACCATTGAATGCATTGACGAGATTGCGGATTACTGCGGCAAGAAAGCAGAAGTCGCCGCAATCACTGAAGCCGCCATGCGTGGCGAAATCAAAGACTATGCGGATAGCCTGCGCCGCCGTGTCGCACTTTTACAGGGCCTATCCGAAACCGTATTGCAAGAGGTGATTCGGTATCGACTGAAATTCACCCCTGGCGTGAAAGAGCTGGTGGATGCAGCTAACCGGGCTGGACTCCACACACTGCTTGTGTCTGGTGGCTTTACCCAATTCACTGATTTTGTGTCTGAGAAAATTGGCTTTGCGCAGACCCGCTCCAACACACTGGAAATCCGTGACGGCAAACTCACCGGCAAGGTGCTCGGCGAAATCGTGGATGCAACGGTCAAACAGAAAACCGTTGCGGCGGCCTGCCGAAGACTTGGCGTCACCAGCAAAAAGGCAATTACCGTTGGCGATGGCGCCAATGATCTGAAGATGATGACCGCCAGTGGTTTATCGATTGCCCACCGGGCCAAGCCTGCGGTTTCCGCGC
- the mfd gene encoding transcription-repair coupling factor has translation MPSPFSAYGRTPPSAGHHLSLARPCGSADAWLLADWAAKLAQQAKANTAGARLLVVCEAALDAQRLADEIRFFEPSLQVRLLPDWETLPYEAFSPHQDLVSERLLTLYQASTGQLDVLVVSASTALQRIAPPSFLASQTFFFRKGQRISADGLRQQLQTAGYSPVSQVVTPGEYAWRGGLIDLYPTGSNLPYRIELLDDEVDTLRVFDPDSQRTIHPVQEIRLLPGREFPSNEQAAQAFRARWREVFEGDPSRCSLYKDAGKGLFGAGIEYYLPLLFDQVANIFDYLPQEGGAIATIGQVDQAFEEFHRDLLSRYTFLKADIERPVLAPDALYLSSETFFTQTKPLARLSLRADTTPSINRAHHATANADDQNQDQPFAALADIAADRRAADPVEKLRQFSDQLKTDTQNRFLMTAESPGRRETLSHYLSEHGIAHRLIDTLEAARQHNTPEIQLMVAPLHAGFAAPWARLYIATEGELFAQVARRQRHGKRQSETNIDSIVRDLSELRIGDPVVHIQHGIGRYLGLVHLDMGEGDTEFLQLEYADDAKLYIPVSQLHVIGRYSGANPENAMLHTLGSGQWDKLKKKAAKRARDTAAELLNIYARRAARQGHAFKFDAIDYERFADGFGFEETPDQLAAIHAVVQDMVSGKPMDRLVCGDVGFGKTEVALRAAFLAVMDGKQVAVLTPTTLLAEQHFQTFQDRFADWPVKISELSRFRSGKEIQTAIDGLAHGKVDIVIGTHKLLSAGVKFDRLGLVIIDEEHRFGVRQKEALKALRSEVDVLTLTATPIPRTLAMSMEGIRDFSVIATAPQKRLAIKTFVRQENDGVVREALLRELKRGGQCYVLHNQVETINNRRDALQKLVPEARIEIAHGQMHERDLERVMRDFHSQRINVLLCTTIIETGIDVPSANTIVIYRADRFGLAQLHQLRGRVGRSHHQAYAYLLTPGEAAMTKDAVKRLEAIQAMEELGSGFFLAMHDLEIRGAGEVLGDNQSGDITEVGFQMYADMLTQAVNALKAGREPDLDAPLAAVTEINLHTPALLPNSYCGDIHERLTLYKRLANANDLEALEVLEEELVDRFGSPPDAAKALLETHRLRLFAKPVGVLKIDATEEAITITFDQHAQVDPAKVIRLIQTDKRYRLLGNEKLRCDTAIADISQRARTIREILAGIAAAPNPTSTSTLTV, from the coding sequence ATGCCGAGTCCTTTTTCCGCCTATGGGCGAACCCCGCCCAGTGCGGGCCATCACCTGTCTCTTGCCCGGCCTTGCGGCAGCGCAGACGCCTGGCTGCTCGCCGACTGGGCGGCCAAGCTTGCCCAGCAGGCCAAGGCCAACACGGCAGGGGCGCGGCTATTGGTGGTCTGTGAAGCCGCACTAGATGCCCAGCGACTTGCTGACGAGATTCGGTTTTTTGAGCCATCGCTACAGGTTCGTCTGCTGCCCGATTGGGAGACCCTGCCCTACGAGGCCTTCTCTCCACATCAGGATTTGGTCTCGGAAAGGCTACTCACGCTCTACCAGGCATCGACCGGCCAGCTGGATGTCTTGGTGGTCTCGGCATCCACGGCCTTGCAACGGATTGCACCACCCTCGTTTCTCGCATCGCAGACTTTTTTCTTTAGAAAAGGCCAGCGTATCTCTGCGGATGGATTACGACAGCAACTGCAGACCGCCGGCTACAGCCCAGTCTCACAGGTCGTCACCCCCGGTGAGTATGCCTGGCGTGGTGGCCTGATTGACCTTTACCCAACAGGCAGCAATCTGCCCTATCGCATTGAGCTGCTCGACGATGAAGTCGACACCCTGCGTGTTTTTGATCCCGACAGTCAGCGCACCATTCATCCGGTTCAAGAAATTCGCCTTCTACCGGGCCGCGAATTCCCAAGCAACGAGCAGGCGGCACAAGCATTCCGTGCCCGCTGGCGCGAAGTTTTCGAGGGCGACCCATCGCGTTGCAGTCTGTATAAAGACGCCGGAAAAGGCCTGTTCGGCGCCGGCATTGAGTATTACCTGCCGCTGCTATTCGATCAGGTGGCGAACATCTTCGATTACCTGCCACAAGAAGGCGGGGCCATTGCCACCATTGGCCAGGTGGATCAGGCCTTTGAAGAGTTTCATCGGGATCTGCTCTCACGCTACACGTTTCTAAAGGCCGACATCGAGCGGCCCGTGCTTGCCCCTGATGCCTTGTATCTCAGTAGCGAAACATTTTTCACCCAGACCAAACCCCTTGCACGGCTCAGTCTTCGTGCCGACACCACACCATCCATCAATCGGGCACATCACGCCACGGCCAACGCCGATGATCAGAACCAAGACCAGCCCTTTGCTGCCTTGGCCGATATTGCGGCCGATCGCAGGGCGGCAGACCCCGTTGAAAAACTGCGGCAATTTAGCGATCAACTCAAGACCGACACCCAGAATCGATTCCTGATGACGGCTGAAAGTCCAGGCCGCCGCGAAACGCTGTCGCATTACTTAAGCGAACACGGCATTGCCCACCGGCTCATCGACACGCTAGAAGCAGCACGTCAGCACAACACACCTGAGATTCAATTGATGGTGGCACCACTGCATGCCGGCTTTGCCGCACCATGGGCCCGACTCTATATCGCTACCGAAGGTGAACTCTTTGCCCAGGTGGCTCGGCGCCAACGACACGGCAAACGGCAATCCGAAACCAATATCGATTCGATTGTTCGCGATCTTTCTGAACTGCGAATTGGTGACCCGGTCGTGCATATTCAACACGGCATTGGCCGCTATCTGGGCCTGGTGCATTTGGATATGGGCGAAGGCGACACCGAGTTTTTACAGCTGGAATACGCCGACGATGCCAAGCTCTACATCCCAGTGTCGCAACTGCACGTGATTGGCCGCTACAGCGGTGCTAACCCGGAGAATGCCATGCTGCACACCCTGGGCTCTGGCCAGTGGGACAAACTGAAGAAAAAAGCCGCCAAACGGGCCCGTGATACCGCTGCAGAATTACTCAACATCTATGCCCGCCGCGCCGCCCGTCAGGGCCATGCGTTTAAGTTTGATGCGATTGATTACGAACGCTTTGCCGATGGTTTTGGTTTCGAAGAAACCCCAGATCAGCTCGCGGCCATCCACGCGGTAGTGCAAGACATGGTCTCGGGAAAACCGATGGATCGGCTGGTCTGTGGGGACGTGGGCTTTGGCAAGACCGAAGTCGCGCTGCGGGCAGCCTTCTTGGCGGTAATGGATGGCAAACAGGTGGCCGTGCTCACCCCAACGACTCTGTTGGCCGAACAACACTTCCAGACCTTTCAAGATCGGTTTGCCGATTGGCCTGTAAAAATCAGCGAGCTCTCGCGGTTTAGAAGTGGGAAAGAAATTCAGACTGCGATTGACGGCTTGGCGCACGGCAAGGTCGATATTGTGATTGGCACCCACAAGCTCTTATCTGCAGGGGTAAAGTTTGATCGCCTGGGCCTGGTCATTATTGATGAAGAGCACCGCTTCGGTGTTCGGCAAAAAGAGGCACTGAAAGCCCTGCGATCGGAAGTGGATGTGCTCACACTGACCGCAACGCCCATCCCCAGAACACTGGCCATGAGCATGGAAGGGATTCGTGATTTTTCCGTGATTGCCACGGCCCCACAAAAGCGCCTGGCGATTAAGACCTTTGTGCGCCAAGAAAACGATGGCGTGGTGCGCGAGGCACTGCTTCGAGAATTAAAACGCGGCGGCCAATGCTATGTGCTGCACAACCAGGTCGAAACGATTAACAACCGGCGCGATGCCCTGCAAAAACTCGTGCCCGAGGCCCGCATTGAGATTGCCCATGGACAGATGCATGAGCGGGATCTTGAGCGCGTGATGCGAGACTTTCATTCCCAACGCATCAACGTTTTACTCTGCACCACCATTATCGAGACCGGCATTGATGTGCCCAGTGCCAACACGATCGTGATCTACCGTGCAGATCGCTTTGGCTTAGCCCAGCTCCATCAGCTGCGGGGCCGGGTGGGCCGCTCCCACCACCAGGCCTATGCCTACCTGCTCACCCCGGGCGAGGCCGCCATGACCAAAGATGCCGTCAAACGCTTAGAGGCGATTCAGGCCATGGAAGAGCTTGGCAGCGGATTCTTTCTGGCCATGCACGACCTGGAAATTCGTGGCGCGGGTGAAGTACTCGGCGATAACCAGTCCGGCGACATTACCGAAGTGGGTTTCCAGATGTATGCCGATATGCTGACCCAGGCGGTCAATGCGCTCAAGGCCGGTCGCGAGCCCGATTTGGATGCACCATTAGCGGCAGTGACCGAAATTAACCTGCACACGCCTGCGCTTTTACCCAACAGCTACTGCGGCGATATACACGAGCGGCTCACGCTCTATAAGCGGCTTGCCAACGCCAACGATTTAGAAGCGCTCGAAGTCTTAGAAGAAGAATTGGTTGATCGCTTTGGCAGCCCCCCTGATGCAGCAAAAGCACTGCTGGAGACCCATCGGCTTAGACTCTTTGCCAAGCCGGTTGGTGTTCTGAAAATCGACGCCACGGAAGAAGCCATCACCATCACCTTTGATCAACACGCCCAGGTCGACCCCGCCAAGGTGATTCGCTTGATACAGACCGACAAACGCTATCGACTGCTAGGCAATGAAAAACTCCGCTGTGACACTGCCATTGCCGATATTTCCCAGAGGGCGCGTACTATTCGAGAGATTCTGGCTGGCATTGCCGCAGCACCCAACCCCACTTCTACATCAACGCTCACCGTTTAA
- the ispF gene encoding 2-C-methyl-D-erythritol 2,4-cyclodiphosphate synthase, with protein sequence MEIKSRLYATRSDALARLVDLLGTSCQAVAVIPAAGRGERSGLSQPKQYHRLSGVTMLARSIQALAKFEPCAAVVVVLHPEDSLWAAMDVDGELANCPRVVAVRIGGASRRDSVVAGCALVADALSQLQASSGSAQLGGTKASDPWVLVHDAARPGLGITSLERLWQAVAGGSAQDQDGRPQGGILAMPVADTMKRARQDARGHAVVDQTLDRSTLWAAQTPQMFSLKSLMAAYANSPQATDEASAVEAAGGQVVLVKGEANNFKLTQPDDFRLMEAVMAQEIPFAVGQGFDVHALVSGRPLIIGGVTIPYEKGLDGHSDADVLLHAVTDAILGAAGMGDIGRHFPDTDPAFKGADSKVLLTEAVQRVRAKGWRVAQIDATVIAQAPKISPYAPQMQAAIATCCDLPVESINIKGKTTERLGFTGRGEGIAAQAIAMLVRAGQ encoded by the coding sequence ATGGAAATAAAAAGTCGGCTTTACGCCACTCGGTCTGACGCCCTTGCACGATTGGTGGACCTGCTTGGGACATCTTGCCAGGCTGTTGCGGTGATCCCTGCAGCGGGCCGCGGTGAGCGCAGCGGTCTGTCTCAGCCCAAGCAATACCATCGCCTTTCGGGGGTCACGATGTTGGCCAGAAGTATTCAGGCGCTGGCCAAGTTTGAGCCATGTGCGGCGGTGGTGGTGGTACTGCACCCCGAGGACTCGCTTTGGGCCGCGATGGATGTTGATGGGGAACTGGCCAACTGTCCCCGAGTGGTTGCGGTGCGAATCGGTGGTGCGTCACGCCGTGATTCCGTTGTGGCGGGCTGTGCGCTCGTTGCGGATGCACTGTCCCAGTTACAGGCATCGTCTGGCTCTGCTCAGCTTGGCGGTACGAAGGCCTCAGACCCGTGGGTCTTGGTCCACGATGCGGCCCGACCTGGCCTTGGAATCACTAGTCTGGAGCGGCTCTGGCAGGCGGTGGCTGGTGGGTCTGCCCAGGATCAAGACGGGAGACCGCAGGGCGGCATTCTGGCCATGCCGGTTGCCGACACCATGAAGCGTGCAAGACAAGATGCGCGCGGCCATGCGGTGGTCGATCAGACTCTAGATCGCAGCACGCTGTGGGCGGCCCAGACGCCCCAGATGTTTTCTCTGAAGTCACTGATGGCCGCGTATGCCAATTCACCCCAGGCCACCGACGAGGCCAGTGCGGTTGAAGCCGCAGGTGGACAGGTCGTGTTGGTGAAGGGAGAGGCGAATAATTTCAAACTCACCCAGCCGGATGATTTTCGATTGATGGAGGCCGTCATGGCACAAGAAATTCCTTTTGCAGTGGGGCAGGGCTTTGATGTCCATGCCCTGGTGTCTGGCCGGCCACTGATTATTGGTGGGGTCACCATTCCGTATGAGAAGGGCTTAGATGGCCACTCCGATGCCGATGTGTTGCTGCACGCCGTCACCGATGCTATTTTGGGTGCCGCAGGTATGGGCGACATTGGGCGCCACTTTCCCGATACCGACCCTGCGTTTAAAGGTGCAGACAGCAAAGTCTTGCTCACTGAGGCCGTGCAAAGAGTTCGTGCCAAGGGATGGCGTGTGGCGCAGATCGATGCCACAGTGATTGCACAGGCGCCCAAGATTTCGCCCTACGCCCCCCAGATGCAGGCAGCGATTGCTACCTGCTGTGACCTGCCTGTGGAATCCATCAACATCAAAGGAAAAACGACAGAGCGGCTGGGCTTTACTGGCCGCGGTGAGGGCATTGCGGCCCAGGCCATTGCCATGTTGGTGCGCGCTGGCCAATGA
- the tsaB gene encoding tRNA (adenosine(37)-N6)-threonylcarbamoyltransferase complex dimerization subunit type 1 TsaB: protein MTSTVLAIESGGIRASVALRKADGTLTYAVADSGQSHSSRLLPLAQALLQKAGMDWQDLDGIAVGIGPGSFTGLRVACGIAQGLALGSGKPLLGVNGFEATAYAWWSSLSEELRRDYAAHQPIPVRISFDARLGERFAATVGLTQQGSGIALAFQEPPAVVLAESAHTSDRDAARSGVDLVDPDVQAFGQVSLPLAAWIARFAVDANLAQPREWVGPSELRPLYVRDKVAQTIAERQESPDLVWADMTAADLASVMVIERQAYPFPWTSGNFQDSLNAGYTMRVLKERGVMIGYVVWMRVVDEVHLLNIALSPARQGRGLGAWMMRQFMAQVRDAGIDQILLEVRPSNTAAIGLYRKLGFKDIGLRKGYYPNHAAPASVASASQLNSPQNSPMREDAIVMRLSGLDTGQAVSTEKTYG from the coding sequence ATGACATCGACTGTTTTGGCGATTGAGTCTGGCGGCATCAGGGCCTCTGTGGCCCTGCGCAAGGCAGACGGCACCTTAACTTACGCCGTGGCCGACTCTGGCCAATCACACTCGAGTCGACTCTTACCCCTTGCCCAAGCGCTTTTGCAAAAGGCTGGCATGGATTGGCAGGATCTTGATGGGATTGCGGTGGGCATTGGCCCGGGGTCGTTTACGGGGTTGCGTGTGGCCTGCGGCATTGCCCAGGGCTTGGCACTGGGCTCTGGGAAACCGCTTCTTGGCGTGAATGGGTTTGAGGCAACGGCCTATGCCTGGTGGTCGTCGTTATCAGAAGAGCTGCGCCGTGACTATGCCGCCCACCAACCAATTCCGGTTCGGATTTCATTTGATGCGCGGCTGGGCGAGCGATTTGCGGCAACGGTGGGTCTGACGCAACAGGGCTCGGGAATTGCGCTTGCGTTTCAAGAACCGCCGGCGGTGGTGCTAGCGGAATCCGCCCACACGAGCGATCGTGATGCTGCACGGTCTGGGGTTGATCTCGTGGACCCTGATGTGCAGGCCTTTGGGCAAGTGTCTTTGCCCTTGGCGGCATGGATTGCGCGCTTTGCTGTGGATGCCAATCTTGCTCAGCCCCGTGAGTGGGTTGGCCCATCGGAATTGCGTCCGCTGTATGTGCGCGACAAGGTGGCCCAGACGATTGCAGAGCGGCAAGAGTCACCAGATCTGGTCTGGGCCGATATGACGGCTGCCGATCTGGCCTCGGTGATGGTGATTGAACGGCAGGCCTATCCCTTTCCCTGGACATCTGGAAATTTTCAAGATTCTTTGAACGCAGGCTACACCATGCGTGTGCTGAAAGAGCGTGGCGTAATGATTGGCTACGTGGTGTGGATGCGCGTGGTGGATGAAGTGCACCTGCTGAACATTGCGCTATCGCCTGCCCGTCAGGGCCGTGGCCTTGGGGCGTGGATGATGCGCCAATTCATGGCGCAGGTCCGTGATGCCGGCATAGATCAAATTTTGTTAGAAGTGCGGCCCAGTAACACTGCCGCGATTGGTCTTTACCGCAAACTCGGTTTCAAAGACATTGGCCTTCGCAAGGGCTACTACCCCAATCATGCGGCACCAGCGTCTGTGGCCAGCGCAAGTCAGTTGAACTCGCCCCAGAATTCGCCGATGCGTGAAGATGCGATTGTGATGCGCCTTTCTGGCCTGGACACTGGTCAAGCAGTCTCAACGGAAAAGACATATGGCTGA
- the lplT gene encoding lysophospholipid transporter LplT: MKRGFYTIMAAQFFSSLADNALLIAAIALLIELAAPEWMRPLLKLFFTVSYVVLAPFVGAFADSMPKGKVMFITNTIKVVGCALLFFSVHPLLAYAMVGFGAAAYSPAKYGILTELLPPEKLVAANGWIEGTTVSSIILGTMVGGALISPTISGFFLGFDFPMVDTGIDSPAESAILVIACIYLLAAGFNLRIPDTGARYDKQHRNPFKLIADFWYCNKTLWNDKLGQISLAVTTLFWGAGATLQFIVLKWAEVQLGMPLNKAAILQGIVAIGIALGAVLAARFVPLKQTPSVLKLGVIMGLVVPLMTLVTSLGASIPLLVIIGGLAGYFVVPMNALLQHRGHVLLSAGHSIAVQNFNENLNVLLMLGLYTLLIKFDLHVNTVIIVFGLFVAGTMWLVIKRYRQNKARYDLDSLIGIHKNPH; this comes from the coding sequence ATGAAACGCGGTTTTTACACCATCATGGCAGCGCAGTTTTTCTCCTCGCTTGCCGATAACGCATTACTCATCGCCGCGATCGCCCTGCTCATTGAGCTTGCTGCGCCCGAATGGATGCGCCCGCTGCTCAAACTCTTTTTTACCGTGTCCTATGTGGTGCTCGCCCCCTTTGTGGGTGCCTTTGCAGACTCCATGCCCAAAGGCAAGGTCATGTTCATTACCAACACCATCAAGGTCGTGGGCTGTGCGCTGCTCTTTTTCTCGGTGCATCCGCTTCTGGCTTATGCCATGGTGGGCTTTGGCGCAGCCGCTTACTCGCCAGCAAAGTACGGCATCCTGACCGAACTGCTGCCGCCTGAAAAACTTGTGGCGGCCAATGGTTGGATCGAAGGCACCACCGTGAGCTCGATTATTCTGGGCACCATGGTGGGCGGTGCGCTGATTAGCCCCACCATCAGTGGCTTTTTCCTGGGGTTTGATTTCCCGATGGTGGACACCGGGATTGATAGCCCAGCAGAGAGCGCCATCTTGGTGATTGCCTGTATTTATCTCTTGGCGGCCGGGTTCAATTTGCGCATTCCCGACACGGGTGCCCGGTATGACAAACAACATCGCAACCCATTCAAATTGATTGCCGATTTTTGGTACTGCAATAAAACACTGTGGAATGACAAGCTTGGCCAAATCTCACTGGCGGTAACGACCCTGTTTTGGGGGGCTGGGGCCACGCTGCAATTCATCGTGTTGAAATGGGCGGAAGTGCAACTGGGCATGCCACTCAATAAAGCAGCGATTTTGCAGGGCATTGTTGCGATTGGCATTGCCTTGGGGGCAGTGCTCGCCGCCCGTTTTGTGCCGCTCAAACAAACCCCATCGGTTTTAAAGCTGGGGGTGATCATGGGCCTAGTAGTGCCGCTGATGACCCTGGTCACCTCGCTGGGGGCATCCATTCCCCTGCTCGTCATCATTGGCGGATTGGCCGGCTACTTTGTGGTGCCCATGAATGCGTTGCTGCAACACCGTGGCCATGTGCTGCTCTCGGCTGGCCACTCCATCGCCGTTCAGAATTTCAACGAGAATTTAAATGTGCTGCTGATGCTTGGCCTTTACACCTTACTGATCAAGTTTGATCTGCACGTCAACACTGTGATTATCGTGTTTGGCCTATTTGTGGCAGGCACCATGTGGCTGGTGATCAAGCGCTATCGGCAAAACAAGGCCCGCTACGACTTAGATTCCTTAATTGGAATTCATAAGAATCCGCACTAA
- the alr gene encoding alanine racemase, whose product MPRPIRLTVHIDAMRHNLSCIRQRVGQSRIWAVAKANAYGQGIAQAVRAFASADGLAVLDLSEAQAARESGWAKPILMIEGAFSAEDLSVMAQLDLTTVISTPEQAQCFIQASQTPSSAWVKLNTGMNRLGLNPQLSDTEIADLLLPIQQKLRQPLGWMTHFANADTDDGWQAQLSCFQGWQPRLARAIGGAVGPVSLANSAASLSIPQAYADWVRPGIALYGATPWADGVAAHTAAGLGLRPVQQLTSEIIAIQQVKRGEAVGYGARFVADRDRRIGVVAVGYADGYPRLAPDGTPVWVAGRIVPLAGRVSMDMITVDLTDHPGAVVGSPCELWGEHVAIDDVANRSGTIGYELMTKITARVPRMVVE is encoded by the coding sequence ATGCCCCGACCAATTCGCCTTACTGTTCATATTGACGCAATGCGTCATAATTTGTCTTGTATCCGCCAGCGCGTGGGCCAGTCCCGCATCTGGGCGGTGGCCAAGGCCAACGCCTATGGCCAGGGCATAGCCCAGGCGGTGCGTGCCTTTGCATCGGCCGATGGCCTGGCGGTCCTGGACTTGTCCGAAGCACAGGCCGCCCGAGAGTCTGGCTGGGCCAAACCAATCCTGATGATCGAAGGGGCTTTTTCAGCTGAAGATCTCTCGGTGATGGCGCAGCTTGATCTCACCACGGTGATTTCAACGCCAGAGCAGGCCCAGTGTTTTATCCAGGCTAGCCAAACGCCAAGTTCGGCTTGGGTGAAACTGAACACCGGCATGAATCGGCTTGGTTTGAATCCCCAGCTAAGCGATACGGAAATTGCCGATCTACTTCTGCCAATTCAACAAAAGCTTCGCCAGCCCTTGGGCTGGATGACCCACTTCGCCAATGCTGACACCGATGATGGCTGGCAGGCGCAGCTGTCTTGTTTTCAAGGCTGGCAGCCCAGGCTTGCGCGGGCCATCGGCGGGGCGGTTGGCCCAGTATCCCTGGCGAACTCTGCGGCGAGTCTGTCAATTCCCCAGGCCTATGCCGACTGGGTGCGGCCGGGCATTGCGCTCTACGGCGCAACCCCCTGGGCCGATGGGGTGGCGGCACATACGGCGGCGGGCCTGGGTCTGCGCCCTGTGCAGCAGCTCACCAGTGAAATCATTGCGATACAGCAGGTCAAGCGCGGCGAGGCCGTGGGCTATGGCGCACGCTTTGTGGCCGATCGCGACCGGCGAATTGGTGTGGTGGCAGTGGGGTATGCCGATGGTTATCCGCGTTTGGCACCCGACGGCACACCAGTATGGGTAGCAGGTCGCATCGTGCCGCTTGCCGGCCGGGTGTCGATGGACATGATTACCGTCGATCTCACCGATCACCCAGGGGCGGTGGTGGGGAGCCCTTGTGAGCTCTGGGGTGAGCATGTGGCGATCGATGATGTGGCCAATCGATCGGGCACGATTGGCTATGAATTGATGACCAAGATCACGGCCCGCGTGCCGCGTATGGTGGTGGAGTAA